GTCCAGGGATGCCTTCGACCATGGGTGTCGTGCTGGGCGGAACATAGTCCTTGAGCTGGAAAACAATTTCACGGCTGGGGATGTCGCTGAGCCCCTCGTCCTGGACGACGGTGCCTTTCGACTCAAAGCGTACGGCACCGATACGCAGTTGCTGCATTTCATAGGAACCGTCCGGTCGCGTGAATTTGACTGCCCCTTCCGTCAAAACAACGGAGACCTGGTCGAGAGGAAGCCGGTACATGGGAGACGGCTTTCCTTTCTCGCGTTGCACTTCCCAGATCGTCACGCGTTCGTTGTCAGCGCGCACAAACGCTCCACTCCTGGGATAGGCCGGCACCGGAGACGCAGCCACCTGACCGAAGGCAACTGATGGAAGGACCGAAAGAACAGCAAGGACCGTGATTACCCATAGGAAATTGCCAGGGCGATTACGCATCCAGCTCGGTAAGATGATGTTCTTAAAGAATCGGTACAGCGGCGTGTGTTCCGGGGCATGGGTTGTCCGTCTGTGTTCGGGAGCAACGTGACGACAGGCGGTATAAAAAATGAAAACTGGATCCATAACTAGTAAGATCTGAAGATTGATTCAGAGCGAATGATGCGCATTTGCGACTAAATGCTTATAACCCTAAAAACGCTCAGGAAGTCAATTCTTTGGTCATCTTAAGGAGATAAGGGTTGTGATTCTTTCTGCGGGGAGGTTCGAGATATTTTTGCCTCTTTTTCTTCAAACTCATCTGAAACAGACCGCTCGGCGATCGGTCCCTACCCTGGATTTGTCTAACTTAGGTAGGGCGGTTTTGCCATACCGAGCCGAAGGCGACAGCGAAGCGAACAACAACCGCAGTCAGGGATTTACCCCGTAGAAAGAATCACACCCTCCCTTTTCTGCCACACCTAATTACGCTTGACGTAATTAGAGTAATTTCTAGTTTCCCTCAGTGATTGAATCGTTCGGAGATAAAGAGACTGAAAATGTCTTTGAAGGTCGTCGATCACGGAAATTGCCTTACGATATCCAACAACGAGCGCGCAGAAAACTTAGGATGATTGATCAAGCTGTAGGGAAACAGGGATTGCTCGCGAAGTATCGATAACCGATTATCATTAAACACATGGCTAAAACAGAGAAACTACCCTTGGTTACCCCTGGTGAAATTCTTCGAGAAGAATTTTTAATCCCCATGGGTCTCACTCAAATTCAGGTGGCACACGACTCAGGAATTCCGGCCTCCCGATTGACTGAGATTATTAAGGGGCGAAGGTCCATTACCGCTGAGACAGCACTTCGTTTATCGTCTTACTTTGGAACCACGCCAGGCTTTTGGCTTGGGTTGCAAACAGCTCATGACCTGGAGGTTGCCCAGCGCACCTATGGGCAAAGAATCAGATCCGCAGTTAACAGGCTCGTTGTAGCCGAAGATTGATATCCACCTTGTTATAAGTACCAATAATTGACATTTGACTCCCTTCGCAGAGGCCTTGCTCTGACCGAAGTTATGTAATAAAGGATGCAGTCAAAGAATGAAAACACCCTACCTTTAAGTTAACCTAGCTAGTATCCATTTACCATGAGCGAAACCGTCAGTTATCCCTGTTTTGAAGTTTCCATCGAAAATCAGATTGCACATATTCAGCTGAACCGTCCGGAAAAAAGAAACTGCATGTCACGGTCATTCTGGAATGACCTTCCTGCAGTGGTTAAGGATATCGATCACAATGCAAAAGCGCGGGTGATTGTTATTTCTTCAACGGGTCCTCACTTTACCGCCGGTCTGGACCTGAAGGAATTTGCCGTGACCGAAGGCGCTATCCTGGTCGATGAAAACACAAAAGACACCCAGGCCGCAGCAGATTTTTACAGCCATGTATCTCTGATGCAGGATAGTTTTACTACGCTGGAACAATGTCGCCTTCCCATATTGGCGGCAATCCAGGGCGGATGTATCGGAGGTGGTGTTGATTTCACAACAGCCTGCGATATTCGGTATGCCTGCGAGGGTGCCTTTTTCACCATCTATGAAATCAAAATCGCCATGACAGCCGATGTTGGAACATTTCCCAGAATTGTAAAACTACTGCCCGAAGGGATTGTTCGTGAACTTGCTTATACGGGTAGGCCTTTGCCGGCCGAGGAAGCGTTGAGTTTAGGTTTTGTAAACAAAGTTTTCCCGGATCAGGAATCGATGCTTGAGGGCGTAATGAAGATTGCTGAGGAAATTGCATCGAACGCGCCGCTGGCTGTTTACGGCTGCAAAAAGATGATCAACTATGCGCGTGATCACTCAACCGCGGACGGCTTGGACTATGTAGCAGTCTGGAATATGAGTATGCTGAAGAGCGAAGAAATGATCGAATCTCAAATGGCCAAGATGGAGAAACGTGCGGGGAAGTTTGTAGATTTGCCCGTTGTTAAGGATAAAATTTAAAACCGCCAATAGAGTCAGATAAGGGAATTGGATCGTCCCTTTGCTCCGTCCATATTTAAATGATTGTATGGTTGTCACTCGTTACAACCTTCGTCCTCTTTCCTGCGCCTCTACCCATTCCCAGATTCGGAACAGAACAAGAGTTTGTTTCCCTCGCTGTCGAGGAAGGCACCGATGGGATTGCCTCCGAAAACTTCCACCGGATCGGACACGGTGACGCCTCGTTCAATGAGCGCCTTTTGGGCGGCATAGGCATCATTATTCGCGACTCGTAAATCAAAAACCTACGGGTCGCGACTAAAAGTGCTCCTACAAATGGAGGGAGGTGAATTTTTCTTTAGTGAATCAGCCCAAAGAATTCTGTGCGAAAACGGAAGGTAGCTTCGCCCGAATAATGCTTAAACTTAGTGCCATCCAGGTCCGTCTCCATTTTCCAAGTTCACTCAATCAGCCATGCGGTTGGCTTCCATCGATTCAAGGATCTTTTCGAAAAGCGCGGGGGCGGTGGTCCGGCCAAGTGGGAAGCCACCGTTGGCCATGAATACCAGCCCCGTTTTTGCTTCCCTGGAAAACGTGAAGAAAGATGCGTATCCATCGATCCTTCCATTGTGCCCGATCATGGTATGCCCGTCCCTGTATCCTATATCCACCGACACACCCATACGATGTTGACCTTCCTGAAAATACACAGACGCCAGGTCGCGAATAACAGAGGCATTGATCGGCAGGCTAGCTGAATGAGATTCGTCCACGGCGAGCTGAAAGAGCCCCATCAATTTTGCCATGTCCTGCCCCGTGGAGTACATACCTCCGACCGGGGCGTAACCTTGCAGGTCGGGATCGACAGCCGGTTGAAAATGGGGGAAGTAGCCCGTTGTCTTCAGCTTAAGATCGATGTCGCGGGTGTGGAACCAGGTATGATGCATCTCGAGAGGATTAAGAATCTCAACCTGAATAAAGGCCTCGTATGGCAGTTCCTGCACGCGACTTACGACTTCCGCAAGGAGGAGTATGCCCACATTCGAATAGGCGTATTGATCGATTTTCGATGAGTCAGGAGACAAGGTTGCCGCGTTTTCGACAATCTCGGCCATGGTGGCCTGGGTAACCTCGTCGTCCCGCTCCCGCAAACCGGGCTTGTGCAGCAAGGGTAGGCCTCCGGTATGGGTGAAAAGCTGCTTCAAAGTCAGTTTCCCGACTTCTTTTTTCCGGAGATCATCAATATAGTTGGATACCGGAGCCTCATAATCTACGAGTCCCTGGTCCTTGCAGAGAGCCAGGGCGAGCCCGACGAAAAGCTTGCTTGTAGATCCCAGCCGAAATAACGAATCCTGCCTGACCGGTTGGCCCAACGCGGGATCGATCAGGTCGGCGGGTTGATTGACCAACGCCTCTACATTCGAAGCTTCACCATAGCCAAATGGACGGCAAACGACCAACTCCCCGTTTGCGACGATACCGATCACCCCGCCCGGCGCGTAATAAGTATCGGGAGTAAAGGCATTCTTGTCCCCCTGCATCAGTTTCAATTCAGAAAGAAACTCATCCGTAACCGCAATGAACGATTCCTCCTCTCGCTGAGTAGAACAGGATACAGCAAAAAGCAGTAGAAGAAGGACGGACCTCTTCATGATTCCTTCAAACTTTGAATTACCAAAAATCATGCAAAGAACCTATATCGCAGGAAACGATCAGGTAAATACCAGACTACCTTGTCCCCATCATCTTCCTCCTAATCTTCGTCTTCCTCCTCTTCGTCTTCCTCCTAATATTCCTCTTAATCTTAATCTTAATCCAACCCCTGAACTTTTCCAACCCCTGAACCTGTTAAACCTTAAAACCCTTATTTCCTAGTCTATCGTCGCAACGGCAGGCGGAGTCGAAGCATGCTTGCGTTCCCGCATTTCGCGATGTGAGATATAGGTGGCTGCTGTGATCACAATCACGCTGCCCAACACAACAAAGGGATCAATCGGTTCACTAAACAACATGACTCCCATCGCGGTTGCCCAAACCAATTGTAGAAAAGAAAGCGGTTGGGTCACCGTAATCGGCGCGGCGGCAAACGCTTTGGTCAAAGCGTAGTGACCAAAAGTTGCCAGCAAAGCGCTCAAAGACAACCAGCCAACTTCCGCGACGGTGGGCGGGCGCCATTGAAGGATCGCACCCGGTAACAAGGTCAAAGTGCATCCGACGGAGAGCAGGCCCACAATCATGGAGGGGTCTTCCCGTGCCGTCAGTTTTTTCGCAATAATGAACGATGCTGCGAATAGCGGGGCGGCGCTTAATTGTGCCAGTTGCCCAAGATTAACCTCCTCAAACCCAGGCCGGATAATAACCATCGCTCCGACAAAGCCAGCTACAACCCCGATGATCCGCCTGAGATGCAAACGCTCCCCCAGAAACATAGCCGCTCCAATCGTCACGAAAATGGGCGCTACATAACCAAGTGCGGTGACTTCAGCCATCGGGACACGCGCCATGGCAAAAAACCACAAGATGACGG
The window above is part of the Verrucomicrobiota bacterium genome. Proteins encoded here:
- a CDS encoding serine hydrolase — translated: MKRSVLLLLLFAVSCSTQREEESFIAVTDEFLSELKLMQGDKNAFTPDTYYAPGGVIGIVANGELVVCRPFGYGEASNVEALVNQPADLIDPALGQPVRQDSLFRLGSTSKLFVGLALALCKDQGLVDYEAPVSNYIDDLRKKEVGKLTLKQLFTHTGGLPLLHKPGLRERDDEVTQATMAEIVENAATLSPDSSKIDQYAYSNVGILLLAEVVSRVQELPYEAFIQVEILNPLEMHHTWFHTRDIDLKLKTTGYFPHFQPAVDPDLQGYAPVGGMYSTGQDMAKLMGLFQLAVDESHSASLPINASVIRDLASVYFQEGQHRMGVSVDIGYRDGHTMIGHNGRIDGYASFFTFSREAKTGLVFMANGGFPLGRTTAPALFEKILESMEANRMAD
- a CDS encoding HigA family addiction module antitoxin encodes the protein MAKTEKLPLVTPGEILREEFLIPMGLTQIQVAHDSGIPASRLTEIIKGRRSITAETALRLSSYFGTTPGFWLGLQTAHDLEVAQRTYGQRIRSAVNRLVVAED
- a CDS encoding crotonase/enoyl-CoA hydratase family protein; amino-acid sequence: MSETVSYPCFEVSIENQIAHIQLNRPEKRNCMSRSFWNDLPAVVKDIDHNAKARVIVISSTGPHFTAGLDLKEFAVTEGAILVDENTKDTQAAADFYSHVSLMQDSFTTLEQCRLPILAAIQGGCIGGGVDFTTACDIRYACEGAFFTIYEIKIAMTADVGTFPRIVKLLPEGIVRELAYTGRPLPAEEALSLGFVNKVFPDQESMLEGVMKIAEEIASNAPLAVYGCKKMINYARDHSTADGLDYVAVWNMSMLKSEEMIESQMAKMEKRAGKFVDLPVVKDKI
- a CDS encoding DMT family transporter, with product MNPGNTRQGILWMLLTNLMFACVTGVIRYLGSDMPAIEGAFIRYGIGTLMIAPIILRNWTGLPERKTLQLYIGRSLIHGVAVILWFFAMARVPMAEVTALGYVAPIFVTIGAAMFLGERLHLRRIIGVVAGFVGAMVIIRPGFEEVNLGQLAQLSAAPLFAASFIIAKKLTAREDPSMIVGLLSVGCTLTLLPGAILQWRPPTVAEVGWLSLSALLATFGHYALTKAFAAAPITVTQPLSFLQLVWATAMGVMLFSEPIDPFVVLGSVIVITAATYISHREMRERKHASTPPAVATID